The Chitinophaga pinensis DSM 2588 region ATCTACAATGATGATAACGGTGTGAAATATGTTGGCTACCGCCAGTTAACGATTGCCTGGATACCTGATCCGGCGAAGCCAAAAGACAACTGGATCATTGAACGTATTGCGTCCTGTAATATCACTACCTACAATGGCGTGGTGCATACGATCAATGATAATCATCTTTATTTCGGTTTCAGCGCGTATCTCTTTATCTCCGATGTGATCGCTGCAATGGAAAACGGAGGTTAATAAAAAAGTCAGTATCACATGAGAAGAATAATAACAGCAGTGCTGCTGATGCTTGTCATCGCCGCCTGTAAGAAAGAAGAGAAATTCGAAGATCCTTACGCTGGTGGAAAAGAACCACTGGGTGTGCAACTGAGTACGGAAATACCGGCTCCTTCAGAAGCCGCGCCGGGTACGGTGATCACCTTTAAAGGAAAAGGACTCGTAAAACATAAAGACGCCCTGCTTTTCAATTTCAACGGAGAACCGGGTGAAATTATCAAAGTAGATTCTGCCGGCATACAGGTAAAAGTGCCTGTAACCGCCAGCACAGGTGTTACCTCTGCTACTATCGGAGACCAGATATTTTTTGGTCCGCTTTTCAGGGTAAGAGGAAACCTGGATATTGACCCTAACTATAAAGTAGTGGTAGGCGCTAATAACTGGGTGAATGACGTATACCGTTACGCAGATGGCAGACTTCTACTGGTAGGCGATTTCCTGGATTATGAACGTAAAGGCATTGTAAGACCTATCAGCAGGATCGTGCTGACTTCAAAGGATGGAGAAATGGACCGTAGTCTCCAGTCAGGCAGAGGTGCAGATGGTTCCCTGAACAGTATTGCCGCTCTGCCTAGTGGTAAACTGGTAGTGGGTGGCAACTTTGCTTCCTACGATATCCATCAGGCAGAAATCCACAATATTACCATACTCAATAGTAACGGTTCTTTGGATTCCATGAGTGTGAACACCTTTACAGACAAGGATACCGTGCCTGCCTTCAATGGCGGTACAGATGGCCGCATCTCCAGGCTATTTGTTCACAATAACCGCATTACCGCAGTCGGTAGTTTCAATTACTATCTACAGTTTGTATATGGTAAATCTGATTACCTGAAGGAAAGAGATTCCCTGATTACAGACAGTGTGCTGGTGCGTCAGCTGGTCCGTTTTATGCCGGACGGCTCGCTGGATTCCTCCTTTAACTATGACCTGGCCCGTCACAGGAGCTTTGACGGTCCTAATGGACCTATATCCGATGCTTATCAGCAGGCAGATGGCAAGATTATCATCGTAGGTCGTTTTACCCGTTATAATGGCCAGCCGGCTCCATATATCGCCCGTATTAATGTAGACGGAAGCCTGGATCCTGGTTTTGGCGGTGGTGGAGCAGATAACTCTATTTTCTCTATCCGTTTCAATGAGGCCACGCAAAGGTTCGTTCTCTCAGGTAGTTTTATCAAGTTTGATAACGCACCTGCCAGTGGCCTGGTGATGCTGAAGGCAGACGGAACGACTGATGCGCAATTCAATGTACGTGGGAAAGCCAGTAACGAAAACTATTGGTGTGCACAGCAGCTGAGCAATGGCATGGTGATCGTCAACGGTAATTTCAACCGCTATGATAACGTGCACCGTAGTGGTTTCATGGTATTGGATAATACAGGTAAACTGGCCCCGGGATATAACAATACCGGCGACTTCTCCGGTTCCATTTCGAAGGTATTCGAGACAATCAACACTTCCGGACAAACCCAGGCACTGCTCATGGGAGGCTTTAGCCGCTTTAATGAGAAAGATATCAGTAATGTAGTCCGCCTCTTATTCAAATGATAAAATTAATCGCATATATGAAGAAGCTCAGATGGCTGACCATCATCATCGGTGTACTTTGCGTAGCCTGTAACAAAGGCTATGACCGGATGCTGGAAAACAGGGAATATGAAGATACAACCGGTGTAACGGGCCGACAGCCTAAAATACTGTTCCTGGTAGTAGACGGCGCCCGGGGAGAATCTGTCAGAAATGCACAGGCTACTCATTTGCAGATGCTGGGAGATAATGCGATCTATTCCTGGAATAGTCTCAGCGATACACTGAACCTGAATGCGACCGCATGGGCGGATCTGCTGACCGGTGTACGCAAGGAAAAACATGGGGTGGTAAAAAGCGATTTCAGTGATAACAGGCTGTCGCAGTATCCGGTGTTTTTTAAATACATCAAAGCGCGTATGCCTGCTTTTCGTATTGCTGCATACAGTGCTTCTGATTCATTGGGTAAGATGCTGATCACGGACGCAGATGTAAACCGCACCTTTTCAAATGATGATGACGCAACGGAACTGGCTATAATAGATGAACTGAAGGTGGATACTGCCGGACTGATATTCGGTCAGTTCAGCCAGGTAGCTACTGCCGGTAAAACATACGGTTATGATGTAAGTGTTCCTGAATATAAGGCCGCTATTCAGCGGGTGGATGACTACGTCGGTAATATCATGAACGCGTTGAAACAGCGTAAGAACTATGCACATGAAAACTGGCTGGTGATCGTTACCTCTGGTAATGGTGGTCCGCACGAATTGAAGCCGGAAGACGATGATGGTACTATTCTCAGCAATCCTAAGATCAATACCTTCACGATCTTTTATTCTCCCCGCTATATGCCCAATTTCATCGACCGTCCTTATACAGGTAACCGCTATACAGGTAAGTCAGTAAGACTGTATGGTAAAACAGCAGCTACCGCTGTATATGCCGATATCAATGAAGGAAAGGAAGACCTGAACCTTGGCAAGACCAATCAAATAACCATTGCCCTGAAGATCAGAAAGAACAAAACCGTTTACGGCGATTACTCCTACACTTATCCCAATATCATCGGTAATAACCTCTCTAATGACTGGTGGAAAAACACCGGCTGGAGTATGTCACTGGAAACAAATGCCTGGGGCGTACATTATGGACAGAATGGTGCTGGTTTCAATATGGTAACCGGCGCTAATATCAGTGATGGTAAATGGCATGACCTGACAGCCGTATTCCTGAACAGAGATAATAAGCGCTTTATACGCCTGTTCACCGACGGTAATTTCAATACGGAACAAGAAATAACCTCCTATGGAAATTTCGATAATGGATCTCCGGTGACATTAGGCTGGGTGCCGGCGAACGTTGTGGATGATAATCGCTGGCTGAATGCCAATGTTACCGAGATCCGTTTCTGGCGCGCAGCCTTACCGGATAGTGTGATCAAAGCTTATGTATGCGCAGAAGAATTGCCTTCTTCGCATCCTTACCGGGATTACCTGATCGGCTACTGGCCCTGCCGGGATGGTTTTGGCGGCGTCTTTAAAGATCAGTCAGAGTACCGGCATGACTTTGTTATACACGGTGCTCACCAATGGGATGACTTCAATGACCTGATGTGCCCAAGTACAGCCACAAATCTGGCGCAACTGGTACCTCAGCCGGTGGATGTAGCCCGTCAGGTATTGAACTGGCTACAGATCGCCGCAGATACAAAATGGCAGATGGATGGAAGGGTATGGGTTACTTCCTATGCCAGCCTCTGATCATTTATTTAAAAACCGCAAATACGCTGATATGAGTCGCAATATATTCCCTGTGCTGTTGCTGCTATGTTTGTCAGGATTGTTTTCCTGCAAAAAGAATGAAAAGTTTAACGACGAACAATTATCGCCGGTGAACGTCTCTATCCGTAGTACCAACGGACGGATCACGGTGCCTTCGGGTAATAATTACACCCGTACTGTTGATAATGTCACTATTCCTGTCAATATCGTGTTGTCTGCTACAGCGCCGAAGATATTCACAGTAGATATACATGTGAATAACGACACGATCCGGCATATGATTGACGCCGGACAACTGGGCGATGCTGTATTACTGGAAGAGAGTTATTATCAGCTGGCTAAGACTGCTGAGGTCAGGTTTGGTATCGATACGATTTCTATCCCCTTACAGGTCAGTATGCAGGCAATAGAAAAATATTATGGAAAGACCCTGGCACTCGCGATCAGTCTGGTGGATGTTGGTAAGCATAATACCCTGGACGCTACCGGAAAAATGGCGGTGTTACTGATTAATACCACAGAGGTGATCAGACAGGAGGATATTCATTATCTCTTCTTTACAGGTGGCGGGAGCGTATTGCAGCAGCCTTCCGGTACAGATCATACGTTGGGCACCAACTTTGTCGTATTACCGGTGAGCGTTACACTCGGCGGTGTAGCCGGAGGATCTTTTGCCGTGAATATCAGTACCAGTGCTGATACGGCACAGGCATTGATTGACGATGGCACACTGGCAGGATCTACCTTGCTGAAAGAAGGAGATGACTACACCATCCCATCTACGCTGAACTTTCCGGCCAATAGTAATACGGCAAGATTTGACCTGGTCATAAAAACAGAATCGCTGAAAAAGTATGAAGCGAATAAACCTGTGCTGGCTTTAAGTCTGAGTAATCCTACCCGTCACCTGCTGGATGAGACACGTAGTAAAGTGGTGATGAAACTGGATCCTTCCAAATTGATAGAAACTGATATCACCAATACAAATATCAGTTATAAGACACAGTATGAGAATAACAGTAATGCAAATGAAACTTCGGGTAAACTGATTGATAATAATGTTAATTCCAAGTTTCTGCTGGGTAGTTTCTCTACTGTATGGGCGCAACTTGAGTTTGCCACACCGATCACTACAGGCGCTTATACGATGACGTCTGCCAATGATGCACCCGAACGTGATCCTAAGAACTGGACATTGGAAGGCTCAGATAATGGTACTGACTGGACCGTATTGGATACGCGCACAGATCAGTCTTTTGGCTCCCGTTTCCTGACAGTAAAATATACCTTTTCCAACCAGGTTGCTTTTAAGTTCTATCGCCTGAATATTACTGCTGTGAAGAGCAGCGACTTATTCCAGCTGGCAGAGTGGAGACTGTTAAAGCGCCCATAACTTTTTCCTGTTCCCTCGAAATCAGGAGGTTTTAGATCCGCAGGCCGGCAAACTTTGCCGGCCTTTCTTATTTATAAATATTTAGATGAATTTGCCTTCTTTGAAGTTATAGGTACTGGCTTTGCCATCAAGCAGGGATAAGATCAGTATTTTTCCGGCTTCTCCGTTATTGTTATCTGATTCACCGGAAAGGATGAACAGCTGTTCTTTTATCTGCAATACCTTACTGATATTACGGAAGTTGGTGGGAATCTGCCAGCGTTTGTTTCCGCTGGTATCAACAGCCGTGATAATGATGGTGGCGTTGGATGCAATGGATGCCTTATGCAGTATGATATGACCACCATCCGGCAGTTGTAATCTTGTCTGCGTATTTTGATTACCCCTGCTAAGCAACTGATAAGGACCTTCGTAAAAACCAGTTTCGTTTTCGTTAAATACGCTGCTGTCAATACCTGTTGCTTTCAGAAAACCACCAAAGAGGAATACGTCCTCACTCACCTGTTGCAGTGTGGTCGCCGGGTTGGATGCTGCTGTGGTATACAGCGAACGCCTGGGGGCTTTTGTCGCACCATAAGGTGGCTTTTCTCCCTTTTGCAGCAATGCCTGGTCATTGTCATCCATAAAAGCATACAATTGCCCGTTCTCTTTTGTAAAAGTAACCAGTTGCTCATGATAGTTGCTCACCGCCGTCTTACCGAAGTGTTGCTGCTTTTGGCTGAAGTATGTAACAATATTTATAGCTGGTGCGGGACGCGTTTGCAGGGTATTGCCATCCAGCAGGTAGGCCAGTCCGTCGGAACCTTTTATCACAACCGCCTGCAACGAATCATCATAGAGATAATTATTTACAAAATCAGGGAACAGGGAGCTTTCATTCATCAACTTATCAGCAATATCTTTCAGGTCCTTATTACCAGCTACCAGTTTACCATCTTCTTTATTGATCACATACAGCTCGTTTCTTAAAAAGAAAAGGTATTTAGCGGACTGTCCCAGCAGGACTGCATCCCCCCAGTTCTTACCCAGGTTATTCTTTGCGTTCAGCCTAACGCTCCACAATTTTTCTCCTTTTTCCAGATCAAATGCACAGGCGTAATAACTGGAGGAGCCGGACACGCTGGTCATACCACCACCTTTACGTACAGCATGTGCATTGAACTCTTTCAGTACCCCAGCCAATACCGTCTTACCTTCACATGTATAAATGACAGCATCACTCTGTACAGTCTTTCTGCTGTGTTCATGCACGGTGGAAAAGATGATGTATATTAACCCCGCAGGAAACAGGATTCCCAATAAAATTGACAGAATAATTAAGAGCCTGCTGTTTTTAATCATATGTATATTTAAAAGTCGCTACAGGGCCACAAGTTATAAAATTATTAATTTGGGTGTGTTTTAAAGTATTATATCTATGTTTAGAATCATACTGTTATTATTAATAGGAGCGCCTGCAATGGCGCAGACGGACAGTGTGCTGGAGCATATCCGCGAGCAGTATCAGACAGTGAATACGCAAATCGGTCAATACAGAAAAACAGAGGTGAATATGGAGGGGATCAGTACTGAAGGTGCAGTACTAGAAGGGTATTATGCAGGAGATACGTTGAAATTGCTCGTGCACGATATCTTTGGAGAAATGGGACATAAGCGGCTGGAAGTCTATTATGAAGCGGAAAAGCCCGTGTTCTGTTACAGGCGTGTATATACATATGCTGTGCCTATGTACGATTCCGCGTTTGCCAATACGCAGGTAACTGTCAGTGAAAACAGGGCTTATTTTAAGGATGGTAAAATGATTCGTTGGATAGATGATAAAAACAAAACTTTTCAGCAGCGGAATAGTCTATTTGTAAAGACAGAGAAGGATTATCTGAAAACGGCAGTAGATTTGCGTAAAGTTATAAAGACAGGCCGTTACGATCAACGGGACTGGCAATAAAACATATGACTGACATATGAAGATTACATTAATACAAGGAGATATCACCCAGATAAAAGTAGATGCCATCGTAAATGCCGCTAATTCTTCTTTATTAGGCGGAGGTGGTGTAGATGGCGCCATACACCGGGCGGGTGGCCCTGCTATACTGGAGGAGTGTCGCAGGATCAGGGACAGGCAGGGGAGATGTGCTACCGGCGAAGCAGTGATTACTACAGCAGGTAAATTGCCTGCGAAATATGTGATCCATACAGTAGGGCCTGTATGGAATAAAGGTAACGACGAAGAGAAGAGATTATTAAGAAACGCTTATATCAATAGCCTGTTGCTGGCTGTGAAGCATGGCGTAGAGACGATTGCCTTTCCGAATATCAGCACCGGCGTATATCATTTTCCCAAACCAATTGCCGCTGAAATTGCGGTAGCTGCAGTGAAAGAATTTCTTGCACAGGATAACAGGATCACCAACCTGGTATTTGTGTGTCATGAAAAAGAAAACTATGATATCTATTCGGAGTTGTTATCCCGTAATTAGACTCATATTGATTGCCAGCAAACTGATGTGAGAAAAAGAAAACGCGCAGACACATAAAAAATGTCTGCGCGTTTTTCTTTTTCTCACATCATTTTGTACTTTATATCCAAAGCAAAAGATGATGAAAAAATTCCCGTTATTATTACTTGTACTCTGTTGCTGTATGCCATTGTTTGCGCAGCAATTCAATGGTCTGGATATGAATATGGGTAACCTCTACCGACTATCCAATGCGAAGACCCGCTCTATCAG contains the following coding sequences:
- a CDS encoding DUF5008 domain-containing protein codes for the protein MRRIITAVLLMLVIAACKKEEKFEDPYAGGKEPLGVQLSTEIPAPSEAAPGTVITFKGKGLVKHKDALLFNFNGEPGEIIKVDSAGIQVKVPVTASTGVTSATIGDQIFFGPLFRVRGNLDIDPNYKVVVGANNWVNDVYRYADGRLLLVGDFLDYERKGIVRPISRIVLTSKDGEMDRSLQSGRGADGSLNSIAALPSGKLVVGGNFASYDIHQAEIHNITILNSNGSLDSMSVNTFTDKDTVPAFNGGTDGRISRLFVHNNRITAVGSFNYYLQFVYGKSDYLKERDSLITDSVLVRQLVRFMPDGSLDSSFNYDLARHRSFDGPNGPISDAYQQADGKIIIVGRFTRYNGQPAPYIARINVDGSLDPGFGGGGADNSIFSIRFNEATQRFVLSGSFIKFDNAPASGLVMLKADGTTDAQFNVRGKASNENYWCAQQLSNGMVIVNGNFNRYDNVHRSGFMVLDNTGKLAPGYNNTGDFSGSISKVFETINTSGQTQALLMGGFSRFNEKDISNVVRLLFK
- a CDS encoding alkaline phosphatase family protein; amino-acid sequence: MKKLRWLTIIIGVLCVACNKGYDRMLENREYEDTTGVTGRQPKILFLVVDGARGESVRNAQATHLQMLGDNAIYSWNSLSDTLNLNATAWADLLTGVRKEKHGVVKSDFSDNRLSQYPVFFKYIKARMPAFRIAAYSASDSLGKMLITDADVNRTFSNDDDATELAIIDELKVDTAGLIFGQFSQVATAGKTYGYDVSVPEYKAAIQRVDDYVGNIMNALKQRKNYAHENWLVIVTSGNGGPHELKPEDDDGTILSNPKINTFTIFYSPRYMPNFIDRPYTGNRYTGKSVRLYGKTAATAVYADINEGKEDLNLGKTNQITIALKIRKNKTVYGDYSYTYPNIIGNNLSNDWWKNTGWSMSLETNAWGVHYGQNGAGFNMVTGANISDGKWHDLTAVFLNRDNKRFIRLFTDGNFNTEQEITSYGNFDNGSPVTLGWVPANVVDDNRWLNANVTEIRFWRAALPDSVIKAYVCAEELPSSHPYRDYLIGYWPCRDGFGGVFKDQSEYRHDFVIHGAHQWDDFNDLMCPSTATNLAQLVPQPVDVARQVLNWLQIAADTKWQMDGRVWVTSYASL
- a CDS encoding discoidin domain-containing protein, yielding MSRNIFPVLLLLCLSGLFSCKKNEKFNDEQLSPVNVSIRSTNGRITVPSGNNYTRTVDNVTIPVNIVLSATAPKIFTVDIHVNNDTIRHMIDAGQLGDAVLLEESYYQLAKTAEVRFGIDTISIPLQVSMQAIEKYYGKTLALAISLVDVGKHNTLDATGKMAVLLINTTEVIRQEDIHYLFFTGGGSVLQQPSGTDHTLGTNFVVLPVSVTLGGVAGGSFAVNISTSADTAQALIDDGTLAGSTLLKEGDDYTIPSTLNFPANSNTARFDLVIKTESLKKYEANKPVLALSLSNPTRHLLDETRSKVVMKLDPSKLIETDITNTNISYKTQYENNSNANETSGKLIDNNVNSKFLLGSFSTVWAQLEFATPITTGAYTMTSANDAPERDPKNWTLEGSDNGTDWTVLDTRTDQSFGSRFLTVKYTFSNQVAFKFYRLNITAVKSSDLFQLAEWRLLKRP
- a CDS encoding PA2928 family protein, coding for MIKNSRLLIILSILLGILFPAGLIYIIFSTVHEHSRKTVQSDAVIYTCEGKTVLAGVLKEFNAHAVRKGGGMTSVSGSSSYYACAFDLEKGEKLWSVRLNAKNNLGKNWGDAVLLGQSAKYLFFLRNELYVINKEDGKLVAGNKDLKDIADKLMNESSLFPDFVNNYLYDDSLQAVVIKGSDGLAYLLDGNTLQTRPAPAINIVTYFSQKQQHFGKTAVSNYHEQLVTFTKENGQLYAFMDDNDQALLQKGEKPPYGATKAPRRSLYTTAASNPATTLQQVSEDVFLFGGFLKATGIDSSVFNENETGFYEGPYQLLSRGNQNTQTRLQLPDGGHIILHKASIASNATIIITAVDTSGNKRWQIPTNFRNISKVLQIKEQLFILSGESDNNNGEAGKILILSLLDGKASTYNFKEGKFI
- a CDS encoding O-acetyl-ADP-ribose deacetylase: MKITLIQGDITQIKVDAIVNAANSSLLGGGGVDGAIHRAGGPAILEECRRIRDRQGRCATGEAVITTAGKLPAKYVIHTVGPVWNKGNDEEKRLLRNAYINSLLLAVKHGVETIAFPNISTGVYHFPKPIAAEIAVAAVKEFLAQDNRITNLVFVCHEKENYDIYSELLSRN